The Cohaesibacter gelatinilyticus genome contains the following window.
CGTCACACTTTTGAGCCGCGCAACCTCGCGCACATACTGAACTTGGCGATAGGTCAATCTCATGGAAGGTAATATATAAAATGTATGACCCTATGTAAATTATATATTTTATATCAGGGGCTAACATATGGTTCCATGTCTCCCGACTGAGATGCGCTTTGCGCAAATTGCTGACAATCTGGGAGGATCTGATGAAACAAACAAAACTCAAATCACTGCTTGGATGCGTGGCCGCATTGGCCATGTCATCATCTGTGGCTTTGGCGGCAGACGATGAACTTACGATCAACGTTGTTGCATCCATGTCTGGTGCATTCGCTCAATTCGGTGAAGAAGCTGAAAAAGGCGCACGCCTTGCTATTGAAACGGCGGGTACAGCTGGTGGCATGAAACTCAAGCTGAATCTCATCGATACAGAAAGTAATGCCGGCAAGGCAGCTCGTAAGGTGAAGTCTAAGCTTGGTGAAGAAGGTCCAGGTCTCTATCTTGGGTCAACTCTTTCATCAACAGCACTCGCTGTGGGTGCAGAAATCCACTCAGCAGGTGGTTTTTACATCAACGGATCTGGTGCTGATGAAATTACCGGTAAGAAGTGTAATGCTTCCATGTTCCGCTGGAGCGCTCCAACATATGGCGCTGTGAATGCAAGCCTGCGTCCAGTTTTGGACGCTCACCCCGAAATTAAGTCAGCATACACCGTGACACCACAATACGTCTTCGGTGAAGCCATGCTTTCAAACACAAAAGCTGTTCTTGAAGAGCGCGGTCTTACACTGGCTGGTAACAGCTACCACTCGCTGAAAGACAAAGAATTCTCTGGCATCATTGCTCAGGCTCAGGCGGCAAATCCTGATCTGCTCGTTCTTTTGAACTTCTCTTCGCAGGCTGCTGCGTCCATCCAACAGGCAATCAATTTCGGTCTCAAAGACAGGATGAAAATCCTTCTTGTCTGGTCTTCAGGCCTCGACACAATGCAGTCCTTGGGCGCTGAAGTTTCCGAAGGCATCTATTTTGGTGCGCAGTACTGGCACGAGGAAGAGGCTCCGGCGAATCTGGAACTCGTGAAGTTGACCAAAGATAAGCTGGGCGAAGCACCGACTTACCCAATGGCTCACTACTACCAGATGACCAAGCTGATTATCGACGCGGCTAACGAGCTTGGCACTGGAGATCCTGCTAAAATCAAAGCTCACATCTCTGGTAAGTCATACGAAGGCATCACCGGCACTGAGTCCGTTAGCGCGGAAAACAATCAGGTCGAAAAGAACTTCTACCTCCTTCTTGGCAAGGCAGAAGGTGACAAGGCAGACGAATATGATTTCGCTGACGTGGTTGCAAAAGCGAAATACTTCCAGTCAGCAGCTGATACTGGTTGCAAGCTGAATTAATCCTCCCAAACATAACTTGCATCCACTGGACATCTGTCCGGAGGATGCATTTTCTTGACTGCTATCCAATCACCGGAGCCTTAAATCGGGATCTCCAAACATTGGAAGTGCGCAGTAAACGTAAGAATAAAGCGCGGGGATTGGATAGTGAGCCTTTATTATTTCCAGATACTCAACGGAATAGGTCTAGGAATGATCTATTTCCTGATGGGAGTGGGACTTACAATCATCTTTGGTATGATGAACTTCGTAAACTTTGCCCATGGTGTTCTCTATACCCTTGGTGCCTACTTCTGCTTTCAATTCATAACAATGACAGACAATTTTTGGGTCGGTCTCTTGGTAACGCCCTTTGCGGTTGGCGCCTTTGCTTACTTGCTCGAGCGCGTACTGATACGCAAGCTTTATAAGCTCGATCATGCCGTACAAATTCTCATAACAATCGGCGTCATGCTGGTGATCCGGGAAGCAATCCTCATCATTTGGGGTACAGTACCAAAACCGGTCTCCACACCTGATCTCCTGAAGGGTGTCATGGTCTTTGGCGACTTTGTATATCCGCAATATCGCTTATTCATCGTCGCAGCGACCTCACTGATCGCAGTAGCGCTATGGTATCTGCTTGAGAAAACCAAGTTCGGCATTCAGGTGCGTGCAGGCAGTGAAAATCCCAAAATGGTCTCGCTCCTTGGTATCAACACAGAACGCCTATTCGCGATCACCTTCGTCCTTGGCGTGGCACTCGCCGGAATAGCTGGGGCACTCTTGACACCAATCCGCGGTGCTGACGCATTTGCGGGCCTTGAAGCGCTCGGAATTGCCTTCGTCGTTGTTGTCATTGGCGGCATGGGCAGTTTCACGGGAGCCCTCATAGGTGGGCTTATAGTGGGGCTCGTACAGAGCTTTACGGCAATCATATGGCCCGAGGGTGCCAATGTGATGATCTACTCGGTAATGGCGGCAATTATTCTCTTGCGCCCCAATGGTCTGTTCGGGAGGGCATAAACTATGAGTGCCAATCAACCAATATACATTCATCTTCTGCTCACCGCAGTGATTGCGGCTGTTCTTCCAATTGTTCTGCCTTCTTATGTGCTCGCAACAGAAATCCTGATTTTCGCAATGGCAGCGATTGGATGTAACCTACTTCTCGGATACACCGGACTTCTCTCATTTGGACAAGCACTCTTCTTCGGTGCAGGTGCATATGCAGCCGGACTGCTATCAATTCATTATAATCCTGGACTCGTTCCAACGATCCTTGCCTCCATACTGACCGGAGCCGTTCTAGCTGTCGTCGTCGGGTTCTTCGCGATCCGTCGCAAAGGCATCTACTTTGTGATGCTGACCTTGGCCTTTGCGCAGCTGGGTTACTATGTCGCCTTCCTCGCCGAACCAATCACAGGTGGAGAAGACGGTCTGCTCGATGTTGTCCGTCCCACATTCACCATTCCTTTTGTGACCGAGTTCAAATTTGCGACCGACACATCCTTTTATATTCTGACTTCAATCGTATTTGTTCTGATATTTGTCGCTATGCAGAGACTGGTGGATTCACCCTTGGGCTCTGTCCTCAAAGCGATCAAACAAAACGAGGCACGCGCTGAAGCAATTGGTTATCAAGTCAAGCTTTACAAGATTGCGGTCTTTGCATTTTCTGGAGCGGTGACCGCTGTTGCCGGGACTTTCTATGCAACTATGCTCAGATTTGCCCCACTTTCCAATATCGACATCGAAACAAGTGAAGTCATTCTGTTCATGTGCGTTCTTGGTGGTCTGGGCTCACTCTATGGATCGGTGTTTGGAGCAATAATATTCCTTGTCGCGACCGATATATTGGCCGACCTATGGCCACGTTGGATGCTTTTGCTCGGTTTGCTGTTGATCATCGTCATGCTTTATCTGCCTGGCGGCCTTTCTGAGGCAACGCAAAAGGCCATCAGCAAACTTCGTGGTTCGGACATCAAGAAGGAAGGAAGCCATGCATAGTCCTCTTCTTGAAATCAAAAACCTAACCAAGCGCTACGGTGACTTCTACGCGAACACTGATATCAGCTTCGATGTTGATGCCGGTACAATCCACGGAGTGATCGGGCCAAATGGTGCGGGGAAAACCACCCTGTTCAACTGTCTGGCAGGAACTGTACCTGCTTCATCTGGAAACATAATATTCGATGGCAAGGCTATTGAAGGTATGGGTCAATATGAGAGACCACGACTTGGAATTGGCCGATCATTCCAAGTCACCAGCTTATTCTCAGATTTGAGTGTTGAGGAGAATCTGCGGCTGGCAGGTCAGGCTTTGGATACGAAGAAGGGTTTTGTATTTTGGCATGCTGTTCACAACAGTCCTGATGAAACCGCCCAGATTGATCAGGTATTGGAACGCATAACACTAACAGCAGAAAAAGAGTTACTTGCCTCAGCCCTTTCGCATGGGCAGCAACGCCTGCTCGAAGTTGGAATGGCGCTGATGGCCAAACCCAAAATCCTGCTTCTCGATGAGCCGACTTCAGGCATGGGGATTGATGATGTTCCAGCCATGACGAATTTGCTCGGAGCACTACGCAAGGAGTGTACGATCCTTCTGATCGAACACAATGTGGGTCTGGTCACCAAAGTTTGTGACACAGTTACCGTAATGCATGGTGGCAAGGTTCTGACATCGGGAACACCAGCAGAAATCTCTGAGAACGAAGAAGTCAAAACTGCCTACCTCGGCGAGGAGATCTGATCATGTTGGAACTCGAAAACGTCAATGCACTCTATGGAAAAAGCCACATCCTCTTCGATCTAAGTTTAAAGATCAACGAAGGCGAGCTCGTAACGATCCTCGGTCGAAACGGTGCCGGAAAATCAACGACACTCTCTACCATTGTCGGTCTTGTTCCAGACGTTAGAGGACGGATTACCTTTGATGGAAAAGACCTCATTGGCATGCCCACACATAAGATTGCTGACATGGGCATCTGCCTGATCCCGGAACAACGCGATATTTTCCAGATCCTGACGGTTGAAGAAAACCTGCAGCTTTCTGAGAAAGAAGGCGGACGGTGGACAATCAAAGACATCTACCAGCTATTTCCACGACTGAAAGAACGTAAAACAAACGGTGGCGGTCAACTGTCAGGTGGTGAACAGCAAATGCTGGCGATCGCGCGGGCATTGCTCAATGACCCGAAGTTGTTGTTATGCGATGAACTTTCAGAAGGGCTTGCACCTGTTATTGTTCAGGAGATCGTCAATACGCTGAAGGAAATCAAGCAAAGTGGTATTCCAATTCTGCTTGTGGAACAAAACTTGCGCGTCTGCGAAACCCTGGCTGACCGCCACTATATCGTAGAGCAGGGGAAGCTGTTCCACGAGTTCACCAGTGAAGAATTCTTCACGGATGAAGCAATCGCGATCAAAGAAAAATTTTTGTCTGTGTAGGAAGCCGACCATGAGTAAAACAGCATTTATTTGGGATGAAAGTTGCTTCTGGCACACTGGCAGTAACTACGCAATGTTGGCACCTGTCGGAGGCGATGTTCAGCCATTCGTTTCAGGAGGGCTGCCAGAAGCACCGGAAACCAAACGCCGACTTAAGAACCTCATCGACTTCACAGGTTTGAAAAAGGATCTGTTTGAGACGACAGCTGAAAGCGCAAGCATGGATGATCTGCTTCGCATTCATCCAAGTACATATCTTGATGAATTCAAGAAACTCTCGGATGGACGTGGTGGAGAGCTTGGCCTCAGAACACCGTTTGGTCCAGGTGCATTTGAAATAGCAGCTAAGTCTGCAGGTCTTGCAAAAGAAGCTGTGATTGGTGTTTTGGAGGAGCGGTATGAAAACGCATATGCTCTTTCTCGTCCACCCGGCCATCATTGCCTACCAGATTGGCCCAACGGATTCTGCCTGCTGAACAACATTGCTGTCGCTGTCGAGGCTGCAAAAGCAAAAGAGCTCGTTGGGAAAGTCGCGATCATTGATTGGGATGTTCATCACGGCAATGGTAGTGAGGCGATCTTTCTAAAACGCCCCGATATTTTGACGATCTCAATTCATCAAGATCGATGCTATCCGCAAGATACAGGCTTCATCGATCAAATCGGTGAAGGGGATGGTGTCGGCACGAATATGAATATTCCCCTGCCCCCTGGATGTGGCCATGCAACTTATCTGGAAGTCATGGAAAGATTGGTTCTTCCAAAACTCAAGGAATTTGAACCGGAGCTGGTGATCATCGCATGCGGCTTTGATGCTTCGGCCGTTGATCCATTATCGCGCATGATGTGCATATCGGAAACCTATCGTCTCATGACGCGCCAGATCATGGAGTATACCGGTGGCAAACTCGTCTCGGTTCATGAAGGTGGCTATTCAGAGCTCTACGTTCCGTTTTGCGGTCACGCAATGCTCGAAGAAATGTCTGGTTCAAGCATCCGGGCAAAAGACCCCTTGCAGGAGCGGTTGACCGGGCAGCAGCCAGAGCAACGCGTGGTCGACTTCCATTCTGGATTCATTTCCGAACTCGTCGAACACTATGGTCTTCAAGCTGACGGAAAAGTCTGTCCAGAAAACATACAGAAAACGTCTGCCGGCTAGCCAACCAATCGAACGGAATTGTTAGCGATCCAGTTCCTTTCGCAGCAGGTTCAAAAATCGAGCAAAGAGATCTCTCTGAGAAACAACGCCGCACTTGCTGTAGGCGTTCTTTCGATAAATTTTCACTATCCCTTCAGTGATATTGACAACATGGCTGATTGAGAGGGAGAAGTGGCCTTTCAAGATCAAGGCGACAATCTCCCTCTCTCTCTTGGTCAGAATGTTTTCACCGAACTCGTCGAACACCTCATCAATGGAGGTTGAGGGAATTCGGCTGGTCTGGTTACCTTTTGCTGCGCCCCGATGTTTAGAGCCGAAATTCTGAATGCACGAGCCGTGGAGGCAAACAACTGTTTGCCCTCTTCGGTGAATTTTCCATAATTGTCTTGTCGGGTGATGCTAGGCCGTAAACACCTCCGTTCCGATCCTGACCAGAACATCAGAAAGGCTATGAT
Protein-coding sequences here:
- a CDS encoding ABC transporter substrate-binding protein; this encodes MKQTKLKSLLGCVAALAMSSSVALAADDELTINVVASMSGAFAQFGEEAEKGARLAIETAGTAGGMKLKLNLIDTESNAGKAARKVKSKLGEEGPGLYLGSTLSSTALAVGAEIHSAGGFYINGSGADEITGKKCNASMFRWSAPTYGAVNASLRPVLDAHPEIKSAYTVTPQYVFGEAMLSNTKAVLEERGLTLAGNSYHSLKDKEFSGIIAQAQAANPDLLVLLNFSSQAAASIQQAINFGLKDRMKILLVWSSGLDTMQSLGAEVSEGIYFGAQYWHEEEAPANLELVKLTKDKLGEAPTYPMAHYYQMTKLIIDAANELGTGDPAKIKAHISGKSYEGITGTESVSAENNQVEKNFYLLLGKAEGDKADEYDFADVVAKAKYFQSAADTGCKLN
- a CDS encoding branched-chain amino acid ABC transporter permease, producing MSLYYFQILNGIGLGMIYFLMGVGLTIIFGMMNFVNFAHGVLYTLGAYFCFQFITMTDNFWVGLLVTPFAVGAFAYLLERVLIRKLYKLDHAVQILITIGVMLVIREAILIIWGTVPKPVSTPDLLKGVMVFGDFVYPQYRLFIVAATSLIAVALWYLLEKTKFGIQVRAGSENPKMVSLLGINTERLFAITFVLGVALAGIAGALLTPIRGADAFAGLEALGIAFVVVVIGGMGSFTGALIGGLIVGLVQSFTAIIWPEGANVMIYSVMAAIILLRPNGLFGRA
- a CDS encoding branched-chain amino acid ABC transporter permease, which gives rise to MSANQPIYIHLLLTAVIAAVLPIVLPSYVLATEILIFAMAAIGCNLLLGYTGLLSFGQALFFGAGAYAAGLLSIHYNPGLVPTILASILTGAVLAVVVGFFAIRRKGIYFVMLTLAFAQLGYYVAFLAEPITGGEDGLLDVVRPTFTIPFVTEFKFATDTSFYILTSIVFVLIFVAMQRLVDSPLGSVLKAIKQNEARAEAIGYQVKLYKIAVFAFSGAVTAVAGTFYATMLRFAPLSNIDIETSEVILFMCVLGGLGSLYGSVFGAIIFLVATDILADLWPRWMLLLGLLLIIVMLYLPGGLSEATQKAISKLRGSDIKKEGSHA
- a CDS encoding ABC transporter ATP-binding protein — protein: MHSPLLEIKNLTKRYGDFYANTDISFDVDAGTIHGVIGPNGAGKTTLFNCLAGTVPASSGNIIFDGKAIEGMGQYERPRLGIGRSFQVTSLFSDLSVEENLRLAGQALDTKKGFVFWHAVHNSPDETAQIDQVLERITLTAEKELLASALSHGQQRLLEVGMALMAKPKILLLDEPTSGMGIDDVPAMTNLLGALRKECTILLIEHNVGLVTKVCDTVTVMHGGKVLTSGTPAEISENEEVKTAYLGEEI
- a CDS encoding ABC transporter ATP-binding protein, translating into MLELENVNALYGKSHILFDLSLKINEGELVTILGRNGAGKSTTLSTIVGLVPDVRGRITFDGKDLIGMPTHKIADMGICLIPEQRDIFQILTVEENLQLSEKEGGRWTIKDIYQLFPRLKERKTNGGGQLSGGEQQMLAIARALLNDPKLLLCDELSEGLAPVIVQEIVNTLKEIKQSGIPILLVEQNLRVCETLADRHYIVEQGKLFHEFTSEEFFTDEAIAIKEKFLSV
- a CDS encoding class II histone deacetylase, producing the protein MSKTAFIWDESCFWHTGSNYAMLAPVGGDVQPFVSGGLPEAPETKRRLKNLIDFTGLKKDLFETTAESASMDDLLRIHPSTYLDEFKKLSDGRGGELGLRTPFGPGAFEIAAKSAGLAKEAVIGVLEERYENAYALSRPPGHHCLPDWPNGFCLLNNIAVAVEAAKAKELVGKVAIIDWDVHHGNGSEAIFLKRPDILTISIHQDRCYPQDTGFIDQIGEGDGVGTNMNIPLPPGCGHATYLEVMERLVLPKLKEFEPELVIIACGFDASAVDPLSRMMCISETYRLMTRQIMEYTGGKLVSVHEGGYSELYVPFCGHAMLEEMSGSSIRAKDPLQERLTGQQPEQRVVDFHSGFISELVEHYGLQADGKVCPENIQKTSAG
- a CDS encoding LuxR C-terminal-related transcriptional regulator, coding for MFDEFGENILTKREREIVALILKGHFSLSISHVVNITEGIVKIYRKNAYSKCGVVSQRDLFARFLNLLRKELDR